The following coding sequences lie in one Corynebacterium anserum genomic window:
- the secF gene encoding protein translocase subunit SecF, producing the protein MYNGEGGFQIVQNRKKWFAVMLVVVVVCLGAIVFRGFALGIDFEGGTRISMPPSGNADETSVARVFEDATGVAPQSTQTVGTGDARQIEITSSRLSEEQIRQARSALFDNFKPVDATGKESEAAVNDSTVSESWGSSITKRMLIALGVFLLVVFTYITIRLERDMALAAIICLLIDLTVVSGIYALVGFEVSPATVIGLLTILSFSLYDTVVVFDKVKENTAGLFNSTRSTYVEQVNLAVNQTIMRSINTTIFSAVPIISLLVVAVGIMGVGTLKDLALVQFIGVIAGTFSSIFFAAPLLVVLKNRNAKYRRHDERVRKARASGAANDSSSDATGSESSPAEESHGADSADSARLRTKPKRERKVVSPNNHVPGSGGENSRSWRPGM; encoded by the coding sequence ATGTATAACGGCGAGGGCGGTTTCCAGATTGTTCAGAACCGCAAGAAATGGTTTGCCGTCATGTTGGTGGTGGTCGTCGTGTGCCTGGGCGCTATCGTCTTCCGCGGTTTTGCGCTTGGCATAGATTTTGAGGGCGGTACGCGCATATCGATGCCGCCATCTGGTAACGCTGATGAGACCTCGGTGGCTCGCGTATTCGAAGATGCCACCGGTGTCGCCCCTCAATCTACTCAAACGGTGGGAACCGGCGACGCTCGACAAATCGAGATTACTTCCTCGCGTCTGAGCGAAGAGCAGATCCGCCAAGCCCGCTCCGCGCTCTTTGACAACTTCAAACCGGTGGATGCCACCGGTAAGGAGAGTGAGGCGGCAGTAAACGACTCTACGGTGTCTGAATCCTGGGGATCTTCGATCACCAAGCGGATGCTTATCGCTCTCGGGGTGTTTTTACTGGTGGTTTTCACCTACATAACCATTCGCTTGGAACGCGACATGGCATTGGCAGCGATCATTTGTCTGCTTATTGACCTCACGGTGGTATCGGGCATCTATGCGTTGGTAGGTTTCGAGGTATCGCCGGCAACGGTCATTGGTCTGCTGACGATCCTCTCCTTCTCCCTTTATGACACCGTCGTGGTGTTCGACAAGGTTAAGGAGAATACCGCTGGTCTGTTTAATTCCACCCGCTCCACGTATGTGGAACAAGTGAACCTGGCTGTGAACCAGACCATCATGCGTTCCATTAACACCACGATATTTTCTGCGGTTCCGATCATTTCACTTCTCGTCGTTGCCGTGGGAATCATGGGTGTAGGCACCCTGAAGGATCTTGCGCTTGTTCAATTCATCGGTGTTATAGCCGGTACCTTCAGCTCTATTTTCTTCGCGGCGCCTTTGCTGGTGGTCTTGAAGAACCGTAACGCGAAATACCGTCGGCACGATGAGCGGGTGCGTAAGGCTCGCGCTTCGGGGGCGGCGAATGATTCCTCATCCGACGCAACAGGTTCCGAATCTAGCCCTGCTGAAGAGTCGCATGGGGCTGACTCTGCGGATAGTGCCAGGTTGCGGACGAAACCGAAACGCGAACGGAAGGTCGTAAGTCCTAACAATCACGTTCCGGGATCTGGTGGAGAAAATAGCCGTTCTTGGCGTCCAGGAATGTAG
- the secD gene encoding protein translocase subunit SecD: MASKRTRDRNRGPVAWPKRALILFAVIFITVFGLVFFTGDKTATPKLGIDLQGGTRITLVPQGDRPSQDQLTQARTILENRVNGMGVSGAEVVTDGDNLVITVPGDDAGEARTLGRTSQLLFRAVAQPSPPTDKYQKTVTDMANKWVKNGVLTPDQANEKLKNVVPILKQLGVPNPPQELKVTAKAPQTPANSVEEQQQRDLQVQTLREDRQSTDPDVQSAAVALMTCSDNDPLAGADDPSKPLVACSDQGPMLLEPAPLLDGETDKVHGKRLTGSLIDTNSQITGGYDAKQAQMAITFRFKTGADTPGGETWYKFGNEMMGRQVAIVLDSRVISAPTIQGATPPGEVSQITGDFSQQEAEELANNLRYGALPISFVGENGEPGGTTTRISPSLGAASLKAGIIAGVVGVILVAAWALVYYRALGFVAMLSLIASFVLVFGSIVLLGRWIGYSLDLAGIAGLIIGLGTTADSFVIYFERIKDEIHNGASFRSAVPRAWKRAKSTIITGNFVSLFAAVILYFLAIGEVKGFAFTLGLTTVFDVIVAFLITAPLVILLSRRNFFRNTRVNGLGSAFRAQERQRLHQAAQTERGAVPAITKDDNSERKDDK, translated from the coding sequence GTGGCGTCTAAGCGCACACGAGACAGGAATAGGGGCCCAGTTGCCTGGCCAAAGCGGGCACTGATCCTTTTCGCTGTCATCTTTATCACGGTCTTCGGTCTTGTCTTTTTTACTGGGGACAAAACGGCAACCCCTAAGCTTGGTATTGATCTTCAAGGTGGAACCCGTATCACACTGGTGCCGCAAGGTGATCGGCCGAGCCAGGATCAACTGACTCAAGCACGCACCATTTTGGAAAACCGCGTTAACGGCATGGGGGTTTCTGGTGCAGAAGTTGTGACTGACGGTGACAATCTAGTCATCACCGTACCGGGAGACGATGCCGGTGAGGCTCGCACATTGGGCCGTACTTCCCAGTTGTTATTCCGTGCAGTAGCGCAGCCATCTCCGCCAACGGATAAGTACCAGAAGACGGTTACTGATATGGCCAATAAGTGGGTCAAAAACGGTGTTCTCACCCCCGACCAGGCCAATGAGAAGCTAAAGAACGTGGTGCCAATTCTCAAGCAACTTGGTGTGCCCAACCCGCCACAAGAGCTGAAGGTCACCGCGAAAGCTCCGCAGACACCGGCGAACTCCGTCGAGGAACAACAGCAGCGTGATCTCCAAGTACAGACCCTTCGCGAGGATCGTCAATCCACAGATCCGGATGTGCAAAGTGCTGCGGTTGCGTTGATGACGTGTTCTGATAACGATCCACTCGCTGGTGCGGATGACCCATCCAAGCCTCTGGTGGCTTGTTCTGATCAAGGTCCCATGTTGTTGGAGCCAGCTCCACTCTTGGACGGTGAAACGGACAAGGTGCATGGCAAGCGTTTGACAGGTTCTTTGATTGACACGAACTCGCAAATCACCGGTGGTTATGACGCTAAACAAGCGCAAATGGCCATCACCTTCCGTTTTAAAACCGGTGCGGATACTCCTGGAGGCGAGACCTGGTACAAATTCGGCAATGAGATGATGGGGCGCCAGGTTGCTATCGTCTTGGACAGTAGGGTGATTTCGGCACCGACAATTCAAGGCGCCACTCCACCGGGCGAGGTCTCTCAAATCACTGGTGACTTCAGCCAGCAGGAGGCTGAAGAGCTCGCTAATAACCTCCGCTATGGCGCCCTGCCTATTTCCTTTGTGGGAGAAAACGGTGAGCCGGGCGGCACCACGACGCGCATTTCGCCGTCGCTGGGCGCTGCCTCCCTCAAAGCGGGAATTATCGCCGGCGTCGTGGGTGTAATTTTGGTGGCAGCCTGGGCTCTTGTTTATTACCGGGCGCTTGGTTTTGTGGCGATGCTTTCTCTCATCGCTTCCTTTGTTCTGGTTTTTGGCAGCATTGTCCTGTTGGGTCGGTGGATCGGTTATTCTCTCGATTTGGCTGGTATCGCTGGTCTGATCATCGGGCTAGGCACCACCGCGGACTCTTTTGTTATCTATTTCGAGCGCATTAAGGACGAAATTCACAACGGTGCATCTTTCCGCTCGGCTGTCCCGCGCGCATGGAAGAGAGCGAAGTCCACCATCATCACGGGTAATTTTGTATCGCTTTTTGCCGCGGTAATTCTCTACTTCTTGGCTATCGGTGAGGTGAAGGGGTTCGCGTTTACCCTCGGTTTGACCACGGTCTTTGACGTCATCGTGGCCTTCCTCATCACAGCTCCGCTGGTGATCCTTTTGTCCCGACGCAATTTCTTCCGCAATACGCGCGTCAACGGCCTGGGCAGTGCATTCCGCGCCCAGGAACGCCAGCGATTGCACCAGGCTGCGCAGACCGAAAGAGGCGCAGTGCCGGCTATCACAAAAGATGACAACAGCGAGCGAAAGGATGACAAGTGA
- the yajC gene encoding preprotein translocase subunit YajC encodes MEIILLILLLVVFIGLPLLSMRKQSQRMKEIKAFQDSLDAGMVVKMTSGVHGRVTHVGAHTIDLEISDGMVTTWDKSAVLERVETTADSSEQSSEQSEQPAVVEPLDEPYPGHAETTRVEGDNVSIAGEDKQQN; translated from the coding sequence ATGGAAATTATTCTTCTCATTCTCCTGCTTGTTGTGTTCATTGGGCTACCTCTGCTGTCTATGCGCAAGCAGAGCCAGCGCATGAAGGAAATTAAGGCATTCCAAGATTCTTTGGATGCCGGCATGGTTGTGAAGATGACGTCGGGCGTGCATGGCCGTGTGACGCATGTCGGTGCGCACACCATCGACCTTGAAATCAGCGACGGCATGGTCACCACCTGGGACAAATCCGCTGTGTTGGAGCGAGTAGAAACCACCGCGGATTCTTCTGAGCAGTCATCTGAGCAGTCAGAGCAACCGGCAGTAGTTGAGCCATTGGATGAGCCATACCCCGGGCATGCGGAAACCACCCGTGTAGAAGGAGACAACGTGAGCATTGCCGGCGAAGATAAGCAGCAGAACTAA
- the ruvB gene encoding Holliday junction branch migration DNA helicase RuvB: protein MGEKSNDVERTEFALPDSLGPMSQNPDLRPSEIAGDHDVELSLRPKSLEDFIGQKKVRQQLDLVLGGARARKVAPDHVLLAGPPGLGKTTMAMIIAQELGSSLRMTSGPALERAGDLAAMLSNLMEGDVLFIDEIHRMARPAEEMLYMAMEDFRIDVIVGKGPGATSIPIEIAPFTLVGATTRAGMLTGPLRDRFGFTAQMEFYDTEDLTRVVTRAAGILGVSIDSQAASEIAGRSRGTPRIANRLLRRVRDFADVNADGHISVDVARAALLVFDVDEQGLDRLDRAVVDALVKGHGGGPVGVNTLALAVGEEPSTVEEVCEPYLVRAGMITRTPRGRVATVQAWRHCGLVPPDDAPGL, encoded by the coding sequence ATGGGTGAGAAGAGCAATGACGTAGAGCGCACGGAGTTTGCGCTGCCGGATTCCCTGGGGCCGATGAGCCAAAACCCGGATCTTCGGCCATCCGAAATTGCGGGAGACCACGATGTGGAGCTTTCTCTACGCCCAAAATCCCTGGAAGATTTTATCGGCCAGAAAAAGGTGAGACAGCAACTCGATTTGGTTCTTGGGGGCGCGCGTGCCCGCAAGGTGGCGCCGGATCATGTCCTATTGGCCGGGCCGCCGGGACTGGGCAAAACAACGATGGCAATGATCATTGCTCAGGAGCTCGGAAGTTCTCTGCGCATGACTTCGGGGCCGGCATTGGAACGCGCCGGTGACCTCGCGGCAATGCTCTCCAATCTGATGGAGGGGGATGTGCTGTTCATCGACGAAATACACCGAATGGCACGGCCTGCTGAAGAAATGTTGTACATGGCGATGGAAGATTTTCGCATCGACGTAATTGTGGGCAAAGGACCCGGTGCGACTTCAATCCCCATTGAAATCGCGCCATTTACCCTAGTGGGCGCCACAACGCGAGCAGGGATGCTGACTGGACCTTTGCGCGATCGTTTTGGTTTCACAGCCCAAATGGAATTCTATGACACGGAAGATCTGACTCGAGTCGTAACCCGAGCAGCGGGAATCCTGGGCGTTAGCATCGATAGTCAGGCCGCCAGTGAAATTGCTGGCCGATCACGTGGTACCCCGCGCATTGCTAACCGCCTATTGCGCCGTGTACGTGATTTCGCGGATGTCAATGCAGATGGCCACATTAGTGTAGACGTTGCCCGAGCTGCGCTTCTAGTGTTTGACGTGGACGAGCAAGGTCTTGATCGCCTAGATCGCGCGGTTGTGGACGCATTGGTGAAAGGCCACGGTGGCGGTCCGGTGGGTGTCAATACACTCGCCCTTGCAGTGGGAGAGGAACCTTCCACAGTAGAAGAAGTGTGTGAGCCCTATCTGGTCCGTGCGGGAATGATCACTCGCACACCGCGAGGCCGGGTGGCGACTGTTCAGGCCTGGCGTCACTGTGGTCTCGTTCCGCCGGACGACGCCCCAGGACTGTGA
- the ruvA gene encoding Holliday junction branch migration protein RuvA: protein MIASLRGVVIDKTVDSVLIECAGVGYECLATPSTLANLPRGEEVFVVTSHVVREDSQTLYAFSDVEQKKAFTVVQTVSGVGARLALGILGTLTPVELARAVRSGDVKALQKASGVGKRLAERMAVDLKAKVADLADAPEGNATMDDKEVARVDDGDVTVRDQVVEAMVGLGFAEAEAHNAVVHILADWPMTQDKNVSNVLRAGLASMNKGR from the coding sequence GTGATCGCATCTTTGCGAGGCGTCGTTATCGACAAAACTGTGGACAGCGTGCTCATTGAATGCGCAGGTGTTGGCTATGAATGCTTGGCTACTCCTTCCACACTCGCCAATCTTCCACGAGGAGAAGAAGTTTTTGTCGTGACTTCTCACGTTGTCAGGGAAGATTCTCAGACGCTCTATGCCTTTAGCGATGTGGAGCAGAAGAAAGCCTTTACGGTAGTGCAGACCGTCTCCGGTGTGGGAGCCCGACTCGCCCTCGGCATCCTGGGAACTCTCACCCCCGTGGAACTCGCACGAGCCGTGCGTTCGGGGGATGTGAAGGCTTTACAAAAGGCATCTGGAGTGGGTAAACGCCTTGCTGAACGTATGGCTGTGGATCTCAAGGCCAAAGTCGCTGACCTGGCCGATGCTCCCGAGGGAAACGCGACAATGGACGACAAGGAGGTTGCGCGCGTCGATGATGGCGATGTCACGGTGCGCGACCAAGTGGTTGAAGCTATGGTGGGACTCGGCTTTGCAGAGGCGGAAGCACACAATGCAGTGGTGCATATCCTGGCGGACTGGCCAATGACCCAGGATAAAAACGTGTCCAACGTCCTAAGAGCAGGCTTGGCGTCGATGAATAAGGGTCGATAG
- the ruvC gene encoding crossover junction endodeoxyribonuclease RuvC, with translation MSVPQLPERTGTRPATLAGLRVMGIDPGLTRCGLSVVQAGKGRTVYPVAVGVVRTPAEAPVSQRLLRLSDAVEEWMDDYAPHVVAIERVFERSNVSTVMNTAHASGVLMLAAARRGIDVHMYTPSEVKKSISGNGRADKAQMTNMITRILGLSEAPKPADAADALALAVCHCWRAPMNLMVKGKL, from the coding sequence ATGAGTGTTCCACAGCTTCCCGAACGTACGGGTACACGCCCAGCCACCCTTGCGGGACTGCGCGTGATGGGGATTGATCCTGGCTTGACTCGCTGTGGACTGTCCGTGGTGCAAGCTGGAAAAGGACGCACTGTTTATCCCGTTGCTGTTGGAGTGGTGCGCACACCCGCAGAGGCTCCTGTCTCCCAAAGACTGCTGAGATTGTCCGATGCGGTAGAGGAATGGATGGATGACTACGCGCCCCATGTCGTGGCCATTGAGCGTGTTTTCGAACGCTCCAATGTATCTACGGTGATGAATACAGCTCATGCATCGGGTGTATTGATGCTCGCCGCCGCTCGCCGTGGCATTGACGTTCACATGTACACACCGAGTGAAGTGAAAAAATCCATCAGTGGTAATGGCCGAGCTGATAAGGCACAAATGACCAACATGATTACGCGGATTTTGGGGTTGTCTGAAGCACCAAAACCCGCTGATGCCGCGGACGCTCTAGCTTTAGCGGTGTGTCACTGTTGGCGTGCACCGATGAACCTCATGGTGAAAGGGAAACTGTGA
- a CDS encoding YebC/PmpR family DNA-binding transcriptional regulator codes for MAGHSKWANNKHKKAANDAKRGKEFAKLIKNIEVAARTGGGDPSANPTLDDMIKKAKKASVPNDNIERARKRGSGEEAGGADWETLMYEGYGPNGVAMLIECLTDNRNRAATDVRTAMNKNGGNMADAGSVSYMFNRTGVVILDKADHEEDDVLMAVLDAGAEEVNDLGEKFEIVCASGDMNAVCDALKDAEIEYDSIEADFRPTTLVPVDASTAKRVLNLIDALEDVDDVQNVYTNMDIPADVVAELDA; via the coding sequence ATGGCAGGCCATTCTAAGTGGGCAAACAATAAGCACAAGAAGGCGGCAAACGATGCCAAGCGTGGCAAGGAGTTTGCCAAGCTCATCAAGAACATCGAAGTTGCAGCGCGCACTGGCGGTGGCGATCCTTCCGCGAACCCCACCCTCGATGACATGATTAAAAAGGCCAAAAAGGCCTCCGTTCCCAACGACAACATCGAGCGCGCGCGTAAGCGTGGCTCCGGTGAAGAAGCTGGTGGCGCGGATTGGGAGACTCTCATGTATGAGGGTTACGGCCCCAACGGAGTGGCCATGCTCATTGAGTGTCTTACGGACAACCGCAACCGTGCCGCCACAGATGTGCGTACAGCGATGAATAAAAATGGCGGCAACATGGCGGACGCCGGATCTGTGTCCTACATGTTTAACCGTACGGGAGTGGTCATCCTGGACAAGGCTGATCATGAGGAAGATGACGTGCTGATGGCCGTGTTGGATGCGGGTGCGGAAGAAGTCAACGATCTGGGAGAGAAGTTTGAGATTGTCTGTGCGTCCGGGGATATGAACGCAGTGTGCGATGCGCTGAAGGATGCGGAAATCGAGTATGACTCCATTGAGGCGGATTTCCGCCCAACTACGCTGGTTCCGGTTGATGCTTCCACTGCCAAGCGCGTGCTCAATCTGATTGATGCGCTAGAGGACGTTGACGATGTTCAAAACGTCTACACCAACATGGATATCCCGGCTGACGTTGTGGCTGAACTGGATGCTTAA
- the pdxT gene encoding pyridoxal 5'-phosphate synthase glutaminase subunit PdxT yields the protein MSSTVTIGVLSVQGGVAEHIRMIEGLGAKAVPVRRAEHLAGLDGIILPGGESTTMSRLLRLGGMLAPLRAAIDGGLPSFGTCAGLIMLATEVLDTREDAVSLQVLDVTVRRNAFGRQVNSFETHVPFLGIEQPVHAVFIRAPRVERVGDNVDVMCTVDGGTIVGVRQGHVLGTSFHPELSEDDSVHKYFLQMVRDAVHSR from the coding sequence GTGAGCTCAACTGTCACCATTGGTGTATTGTCCGTTCAAGGCGGTGTAGCTGAACATATCCGCATGATCGAGGGGCTAGGGGCGAAGGCTGTTCCGGTACGCCGCGCGGAGCATCTGGCCGGCCTTGACGGAATTATTTTGCCCGGTGGCGAATCCACGACAATGTCCCGTTTACTACGGCTCGGAGGAATGCTTGCCCCTCTTCGTGCCGCTATAGACGGCGGTTTACCTTCCTTTGGCACCTGTGCTGGTCTGATTATGTTGGCCACCGAGGTCCTTGATACCCGGGAAGATGCGGTGTCCCTGCAGGTGCTGGATGTGACGGTTCGCCGCAACGCTTTCGGCCGCCAAGTGAATTCCTTCGAAACTCACGTGCCATTCCTTGGGATTGAACAGCCCGTCCACGCAGTATTTATTCGTGCGCCGCGGGTAGAGCGTGTGGGAGACAATGTAGACGTGATGTGCACTGTCGATGGCGGCACAATCGTGGGTGTGCGCCAAGGCCATGTCCTGGGGACAAGTTTTCATCCGGAACTATCCGAGGATGACTCTGTGCACAAATATTTCCTCCAGATGGTTCGAGACGCAGTGCACAGCAGGTAG
- a CDS encoding acyl-CoA thioesterase translates to MTTPQPRILDVLDLERIDRDIYRGQVIPTRLGRTFGGQVAAQALVAATRTVGSEYGVHSLHGYFVAPGNPDKPTTLLVDRIREGRSFISRQVKAVQDGEAIFIMQASFHVRDDSGPEHSDIMRTVPSPEEISAEVDETRTVRKALMQEWSEWDIRIVPPDKYEHNKYTPSQQVVWFRSKATLPDDETLHVCTLAYMSDMTLLSSALVPHGHDSVQEASLDHAMWFLRPFRADEWLLYDQVSPSAHAGRGLTHGRIFNQQGDLVAVVTQEGLTRTLQPGKTGVPIRTDS, encoded by the coding sequence ATGACCACGCCTCAGCCCCGAATACTGGATGTGCTTGATTTAGAGCGCATTGACCGCGATATTTACCGAGGTCAAGTTATTCCTACCCGGCTGGGTCGAACATTTGGTGGACAAGTCGCAGCCCAAGCTCTTGTCGCGGCGACACGGACTGTTGGCTCCGAATATGGCGTGCACTCGTTGCACGGTTATTTTGTTGCTCCTGGCAACCCCGATAAACCTACAACGTTACTGGTCGATCGCATCCGCGAGGGACGTTCCTTTATCTCCCGACAAGTAAAGGCTGTGCAAGATGGAGAAGCGATTTTCATCATGCAGGCCAGTTTTCACGTCCGCGATGATTCCGGTCCTGAGCATTCAGATATTATGCGCACCGTTCCTTCTCCGGAAGAGATTTCGGCGGAGGTTGATGAGACGCGCACGGTGCGAAAAGCGCTGATGCAAGAGTGGAGCGAATGGGATATCCGCATCGTGCCACCTGATAAGTACGAACACAACAAGTACACTCCGTCTCAGCAAGTGGTGTGGTTCCGTTCGAAGGCCACGCTCCCTGACGATGAAACTCTGCATGTGTGCACTCTCGCCTACATGTCTGACATGACGTTGCTTTCCTCTGCGTTGGTTCCCCACGGTCATGACTCGGTTCAGGAAGCGTCGCTAGATCATGCCATGTGGTTCCTGCGTCCTTTCCGCGCAGATGAATGGTTGCTGTATGATCAGGTTTCTCCCTCCGCACATGCTGGCCGTGGTCTGACTCACGGGCGGATCTTTAATCAACAAGGTGACCTTGTCGCGGTTGTCACCCAAGAAGGTCTGACCCGTACTCTTCAGCCAGGAAAAACCGGCGTTCCAATCCGAACTGATTCTTAA
- the pdxS gene encoding pyridoxal 5'-phosphate synthase lyase subunit PdxS has translation MNKADNGGNTGTHRVKRGLADMLKGGVIMDVVTPEQAKIAEDAGATAVMALERVPADIRAQGGVSRMSDPDMIEGIINAVSIPVMAKARIGHFVEAQVLQSLGVDFIDESEVLTPADYKNHINKHDFTVPFVCGATNLGEALRRINEGAAMIRSKGEAGTGDVSNAVTHMRTIRAEMNRLRSMAEDELYVAAKEMQAPYELVAEVAQTGKLPVVLFTAGGIATPADAAMMMQMGAEGVFVGSGIFKSGDPEKRAKAIVQATQNFDDPKTIADVSRGLGEAMVGINVDDIPQPHRLAERGW, from the coding sequence ATGAACAAGGCAGACAATGGCGGCAACACCGGCACCCACCGGGTAAAACGCGGATTGGCCGATATGCTCAAGGGCGGCGTCATCATGGATGTCGTTACGCCCGAACAGGCCAAAATCGCAGAAGATGCTGGTGCGACCGCGGTCATGGCGCTCGAGCGTGTCCCCGCCGATATTCGGGCTCAAGGTGGAGTATCCCGCATGTCAGATCCCGACATGATTGAGGGGATCATCAACGCTGTGTCTATTCCAGTCATGGCCAAGGCTCGCATTGGTCATTTCGTTGAGGCCCAAGTTTTGCAGTCCCTCGGTGTGGACTTCATTGATGAATCCGAGGTGCTCACTCCAGCGGATTATAAAAACCACATCAATAAACATGACTTCACTGTGCCTTTCGTCTGTGGTGCTACGAATCTCGGGGAAGCGCTGCGTCGTATCAACGAAGGAGCCGCGATGATCCGTTCCAAGGGGGAAGCAGGCACCGGGGACGTATCCAACGCGGTGACTCATATGCGCACGATCCGCGCTGAGATGAATCGTCTGCGGTCTATGGCTGAGGACGAGCTGTATGTTGCCGCCAAGGAGATGCAGGCTCCGTATGAGCTGGTTGCCGAGGTGGCGCAGACTGGTAAGCTTCCCGTGGTTTTGTTCACCGCCGGTGGAATTGCTACCCCGGCTGACGCCGCGATGATGATGCAGATGGGTGCTGAAGGCGTATTCGTCGGCTCTGGCATCTTCAAGTCCGGTGATCCAGAAAAGCGCGCGAAAGCCATTGTGCAGGCGACCCAGAACTTTGATGATCCGAAAACCATCGCAGACGTCTCCCGCGGCCTGGGTGAGGCGATGGTGGGCATTAATGTCGATGACATTCCACAACCTCACCGTCTGGCCGAGCGCGGCTGGTAA
- a CDS encoding glycosyltransferase family 4 protein: MSIGMVCPYSFDEPGGVQAHAIDLCTELQRRGHSVSLIGPGKDPRKVPDFVELGGSSIPIRYNGSVARLSFGPQTARHIKRWVQSHEFDILHIHEPNSPSYSMLSLAAVNGPVVATYHASASESKLLKLALPFLRPLLERIHGGIAVSEEARRWQVENLAGDPVLIPNGVDTGVYRCALPLQCLNAQRLRLMFLGRFDEPRKGLHVLLEALPAIVQAVPNVEVVIAGRGEISTLQARLDQVGVTYVVGTAASQATVRILGPVSDAEKAQALKASDIYIAPNTGGESFGIVLVEAMAAGCAVLASDIPAFSAVAENGHSADLFRNEDSIDLAHHAISLLRNPGRRRELSGRGMKRSDNFDWQTVTTQVEKVYDTVRTEGRKVTAS; encoded by the coding sequence CTGTCAATAGGTATGGTCTGCCCATATTCTTTTGATGAACCGGGGGGCGTGCAGGCGCATGCCATTGATCTTTGTACCGAATTGCAGCGGCGAGGTCATAGCGTGAGCCTCATTGGTCCTGGAAAAGACCCGAGGAAAGTTCCTGATTTTGTGGAACTGGGCGGTTCCAGCATCCCCATCCGTTATAACGGCTCCGTAGCGAGGCTGAGTTTCGGACCACAGACGGCTCGGCACATTAAACGCTGGGTACAGTCCCATGAATTCGACATCCTTCATATTCACGAGCCCAATTCTCCAAGCTATTCCATGCTGTCATTAGCTGCAGTCAATGGTCCCGTTGTCGCGACTTATCACGCGTCAGCTAGCGAATCGAAGCTTCTCAAACTGGCCTTACCTTTCCTGCGCCCACTATTGGAACGTATCCATGGCGGTATAGCAGTCAGCGAAGAAGCTCGACGTTGGCAGGTGGAGAACCTAGCCGGTGACCCTGTTCTCATCCCTAATGGAGTGGATACCGGAGTTTATCGCTGTGCACTACCTTTACAGTGCTTGAACGCTCAACGCCTTCGCCTGATGTTTTTGGGGCGGTTCGACGAACCACGAAAAGGCCTGCACGTTCTACTGGAGGCATTGCCTGCGATCGTTCAGGCTGTGCCGAATGTTGAGGTAGTCATTGCTGGTCGTGGTGAAATCTCCACACTCCAGGCGCGCCTGGATCAAGTCGGTGTGACGTACGTGGTTGGAACCGCAGCATCGCAAGCGACGGTGCGAATCTTGGGGCCGGTCTCCGACGCAGAGAAAGCACAGGCACTGAAGGCCTCTGATATTTACATCGCCCCAAATACAGGTGGTGAGAGCTTCGGTATCGTGCTCGTGGAAGCGATGGCCGCGGGCTGCGCCGTCTTGGCCAGCGATATACCAGCGTTTTCAGCGGTGGCAGAAAACGGCCACAGTGCAGATCTTTTCCGTAATGAAGACTCCATAGACCTGGCACACCATGCTATTTCGTTGCTGCGGAACCCCGGGAGACGTCGGGAACTATCCGGACGAGGAATGAAACGTTCCGATAATTTCGATTGGCAGACCGTCACCACGCAAGTGGAGAAGGTATACGACACCGTACGCACCGAGGGCAGAAAGGTGACCGCCTCATGA